A stretch of Hypomesus transpacificus isolate Combined female chromosome 7, fHypTra1, whole genome shotgun sequence DNA encodes these proteins:
- the ptpn12 gene encoding tyrosine-protein phosphatase non-receptor type 12 isoform X1 has translation MDQASILRKFIQGVQAMRTGDQKGEDNFGSDFMRLRRLSTKYRTEKIYPTNTGEKEENVKKNRYKDILPFDHTRVKLTLKTTNQDTDYVNANFIKGIDGPEAYIATQGPLPNTVLDFWRMNWEYNVAVIVMACREFEMGRKKCERYFPLSGEEPMSFGPFTVSCESEQARTDYFIRTLAVENESDTRRITQFHYMNWPDHDVPSSFDSILDMIGLMREYQENDHVPICIHCSAGCGRTGAICAIDYTWNLLKAGKIPEDFNVFRLIQEMRTQRHSAVQTKEQYELVHRAIAQLFEKQLLLLEGPANSEIPDGMVRTYTRTEDESSPEKSSHQSDEERWDTPPPKPPRIRSSQVEGDVKEEILQPPEPRPVPPILTPSPPSAFPTVTQVRQDNDRYHPKPVIHVLAQAQQNHNPHNAQGPDLNENYNKSGSDSLQAPEKPPLTPSSPSSPSPGDGGGEKRPERKLSIEIKKVPLQEGPRSFDGGNILQRSHAFKARHSNNVSFSEDSGAGENLPGGQSQPGGRGSPVPLRPNHLALKGEKAGHAAWAAPPGLEKSPTTPEKNRVRDSAPQPCGSAPVRTALSFTNPLHSDNSDAEGEGEAKSSRNSAPTPVSCSVSTATATVSKAPHHSDQMPSRKVWPMSIAGQNASKTPSPTGTQSDSDEDSPPPLPERTPESFILATDPTEVRLLGAVEQSDAGERAGPGPGPGASMGSPLRSQKDVSGERRDSKGVSEPAGRVALPGPVTSGIAAAAETKAAETGFGRRSTQPKGPREPPSKWT, from the exons ttgaCCACACTCGGGTAAAGCTGACGTTGAAAACCACCAATCAGGACACAGATTATGTCAATGCCAACTTTATcaag ggcattGATGGACCTGAAGCCTACATTGCCACCCAGGGTCCTCTACCCAACACTGTGCTCGACTTCTGGAGGATGAACTGGGAGTATAACGTAGCg GTCATCGTGATGGCCTGTCGAGAGTTTGAGATGGGAAGG AAAAAGTGTGAGCGGTACTTTCCTCTGTCTGGAGAGGAGCCCATGTCCTTCGGCCCGTTCACAGTCTCCTGT gaATCGGAGCAGGCCAGGACAGACTACTTCATCAGGACCCTGGCTGTGGAGAATGAGAGT gacaCTAGAAGGATAACACAGTTTCATTACATGAACTGGCCCGACCATGATGTTCCCTCCTCCTTCGACTCCATCCTCGACATGATTGGTCTGATGAGGGAGTACCAAGAGAACGACCACGTCCCCATCTGCATtcactgcag cGCTGGCTGTGGAAGGACGGGGGCTATCTGTGCTATAGACTACACATGGAACCTTCTCAAAGCTGGG AAGATTCCAGAAGACTTCAATGTGTTCCGGTTGATTCAGGAGATGAGGACACAGAGGCACTCTGCTGTTCAGACCAAG gagcagTATGAATTGGTCCACAGAGCCATCGCCCAGCTGTTTGAGAAACAGCTGCTCCTTCTGGAGGGCCCTGCCAACTCAGAGATACCAGACGGCATGGTGAGGACATACACACGCACTGAG GATGAGAGCAGCCCAGAGAAATCAAGCCACCAATCAGACGAGGAGAGGTGGGATACCCCGCCCCCTAAGCCACCCCGCATAcgcag cAGTCAGGTCGAGGGGGATGTGAAGGAGGAGATCCTGCAGCCTCCAGAGCCCCGCCCCGtcccccccatcctcaccccatctcccccctccgccTTCCCCACGGTGACCCAAGTCCGCCAGGACAACGACCGCTACCACCCCAAACCAGTCATCCATGTCCTGGCCCAGGCCCAGCAGAACCACAACCCCCACAATGCACAGGGGCCCGACCTCAACGAGAACTACAACAAATCAGGCTCGGACAGCCTCCAAGCGCCCGAGAAGCCCCCGTTGAccccgtcctccccctcctccccttcgccGGGCGACGGAGGCGGCGAGAAGCGGCCGGAGAGGAAGCTGAGCATCGAGATCAAGAAGGTTCCGCTGCAGGAGGGTCCTCGGAGCTTCGACGGAGGCAACATCCTGCAGCGTAGCCACGCCTTCAAGGCCCGCCACTCCAACAACGTCTCCTTCTCCGAGGACTCGGGGGCGGGGGAGAATCTACCCGGGGGGCAGAGCCAGCCCGGGGGGAGGGGCAGCCCCGTCCCCCTCCGGCCCAATCACCTGGCCCTGAAGGGGGAGAAGGCGGGGCATGCCGCCTGGGCCGCGCCCCCTGGCCTAGAGAAGAGTCCAACCACACCTGAAAAGAACCGCGTGCGAGACTCCGCCCCCCAGCCCTGTGGCTCCGCCCCCGTCAGGACTGCTCTGAGCTTCACCAATCCCCTCCACTCAGACAACTCCGACgcggagggggagggcgaggcCAAGAGCTCGAGAAACTCCGCCCCCACTCCCGTCTCATGTAGTGTCTCTACGGCGACGGCAACGGTTTCCAAGGCGCCACACCATAGCGACCAGATGCCCAGCAGGAAGGTGTGGCCGATGTCCATCGCCGGGCAGAACGCCTCCAAGACGCCGTCGCCAACGGGAACGCAATCAG ACAGTGACGAGgactcacctccccccctccctgagagAACCCCTGAGTCCTTCATACTGGCCACAG ACCCAACAGAGGTGAGGTTATTGGGGGCTGTGGAGCAGAGTGATGCAGGGGAGAGGGCtggaccagggccagggccaggagcCAGCATGGGGTCTCCTCTCAGATCACAGAAAG ACGTGTCCGGAGAGAGACGGGACAGTAAGGGCGTGTCTGAGCCCGCGGGCAGGGTGGCCCTGCCTGGCCCCGTCACTTCTGGGATCGCAGCAGCGGCAGAGACCAAGGCCGCAGAGACGG ggtTCGGTAGGCGATCCACACAACCCAAAGGCCCCAGGGAGCCCCCCTCGAAGTGGACATGA
- the ptpn12 gene encoding tyrosine-protein phosphatase non-receptor type 12 isoform X5, with protein MDQASILRKFIQGVQAMRTGDQKGEDNFGSDFMRLRRLSTKYRTEKIYPTNTGEKEENVKKNRYKDILPFDHTRVKLTLKTTNQDTDYVNANFIKGIDGPEAYIATQGPLPNTVLDFWRMNWEYNVAVIVMACREFEMGRKKCERYFPLSGEEPMSFGPFTVSCESEQARTDYFIRTLAVENESDTRRITQFHYMNWPDHDVPSSFDSILDMIGLMREYQENDHVPICIHCSAGCGRTGAICAIDYTWNLLKAGKIPEDFNVFRLIQEMRTQRHSAVQTKEQYELVHRAIAQLFEKQLLLLEGPANSEIPDGMVRTYTRTEDESSPEKSSHQSDEERWDTPPPKPPRIRSSQVEGDVKEEILQPPEPRPVPPILTPSPPSAFPTVTQVRQDNDRYHPKPVIHVLAQAQQNHNPHNAQGPDLNENYNKSGSDSLQAPEKPPLTPSSPSSPSPGDGGGEKRPERKLSIEIKKVPLQEGPRSFDGGNILQRSHAFKARHSNNVSFSEDSGAGENLPGGQSQPGGRGSPVPLRPNHLALKGEKAGHAAWAAPPGLEKSPTTPEKNRVRDSAPQPCGSAPVRTALSFTNPLHSDNSDAEGEGEAKSSRNSAPTPVSCSVSTATATVSKAPHHSDQMPSRKVWPMSIAGQNASKTPSPTGTQSDPTEVRLLGAVEQSDAGERAGPGPGPGASMGSPLRSQKDVSGERRDSKGVSEPAGRVALPGPVTSGIAAAAETKAAETGFGRRSTQPKGPREPPSKWT; from the exons ttgaCCACACTCGGGTAAAGCTGACGTTGAAAACCACCAATCAGGACACAGATTATGTCAATGCCAACTTTATcaag ggcattGATGGACCTGAAGCCTACATTGCCACCCAGGGTCCTCTACCCAACACTGTGCTCGACTTCTGGAGGATGAACTGGGAGTATAACGTAGCg GTCATCGTGATGGCCTGTCGAGAGTTTGAGATGGGAAGG AAAAAGTGTGAGCGGTACTTTCCTCTGTCTGGAGAGGAGCCCATGTCCTTCGGCCCGTTCACAGTCTCCTGT gaATCGGAGCAGGCCAGGACAGACTACTTCATCAGGACCCTGGCTGTGGAGAATGAGAGT gacaCTAGAAGGATAACACAGTTTCATTACATGAACTGGCCCGACCATGATGTTCCCTCCTCCTTCGACTCCATCCTCGACATGATTGGTCTGATGAGGGAGTACCAAGAGAACGACCACGTCCCCATCTGCATtcactgcag cGCTGGCTGTGGAAGGACGGGGGCTATCTGTGCTATAGACTACACATGGAACCTTCTCAAAGCTGGG AAGATTCCAGAAGACTTCAATGTGTTCCGGTTGATTCAGGAGATGAGGACACAGAGGCACTCTGCTGTTCAGACCAAG gagcagTATGAATTGGTCCACAGAGCCATCGCCCAGCTGTTTGAGAAACAGCTGCTCCTTCTGGAGGGCCCTGCCAACTCAGAGATACCAGACGGCATGGTGAGGACATACACACGCACTGAG GATGAGAGCAGCCCAGAGAAATCAAGCCACCAATCAGACGAGGAGAGGTGGGATACCCCGCCCCCTAAGCCACCCCGCATAcgcag cAGTCAGGTCGAGGGGGATGTGAAGGAGGAGATCCTGCAGCCTCCAGAGCCCCGCCCCGtcccccccatcctcaccccatctcccccctccgccTTCCCCACGGTGACCCAAGTCCGCCAGGACAACGACCGCTACCACCCCAAACCAGTCATCCATGTCCTGGCCCAGGCCCAGCAGAACCACAACCCCCACAATGCACAGGGGCCCGACCTCAACGAGAACTACAACAAATCAGGCTCGGACAGCCTCCAAGCGCCCGAGAAGCCCCCGTTGAccccgtcctccccctcctccccttcgccGGGCGACGGAGGCGGCGAGAAGCGGCCGGAGAGGAAGCTGAGCATCGAGATCAAGAAGGTTCCGCTGCAGGAGGGTCCTCGGAGCTTCGACGGAGGCAACATCCTGCAGCGTAGCCACGCCTTCAAGGCCCGCCACTCCAACAACGTCTCCTTCTCCGAGGACTCGGGGGCGGGGGAGAATCTACCCGGGGGGCAGAGCCAGCCCGGGGGGAGGGGCAGCCCCGTCCCCCTCCGGCCCAATCACCTGGCCCTGAAGGGGGAGAAGGCGGGGCATGCCGCCTGGGCCGCGCCCCCTGGCCTAGAGAAGAGTCCAACCACACCTGAAAAGAACCGCGTGCGAGACTCCGCCCCCCAGCCCTGTGGCTCCGCCCCCGTCAGGACTGCTCTGAGCTTCACCAATCCCCTCCACTCAGACAACTCCGACgcggagggggagggcgaggcCAAGAGCTCGAGAAACTCCGCCCCCACTCCCGTCTCATGTAGTGTCTCTACGGCGACGGCAACGGTTTCCAAGGCGCCACACCATAGCGACCAGATGCCCAGCAGGAAGGTGTGGCCGATGTCCATCGCCGGGCAGAACGCCTCCAAGACGCCGTCGCCAACGGGAACGCAATCAG ACCCAACAGAGGTGAGGTTATTGGGGGCTGTGGAGCAGAGTGATGCAGGGGAGAGGGCtggaccagggccagggccaggagcCAGCATGGGGTCTCCTCTCAGATCACAGAAAG ACGTGTCCGGAGAGAGACGGGACAGTAAGGGCGTGTCTGAGCCCGCGGGCAGGGTGGCCCTGCCTGGCCCCGTCACTTCTGGGATCGCAGCAGCGGCAGAGACCAAGGCCGCAGAGACGG ggtTCGGTAGGCGATCCACACAACCCAAAGGCCCCAGGGAGCCCCCCTCGAAGTGGACATGA
- the ptpn12 gene encoding tyrosine-protein phosphatase non-receptor type 12 isoform X4 → MDQASILRKFIQGVQAMRTGDQKGEDNFGSDFMRLRRLSTKYRTEKIYPTNTGEKEENVKKNRYKDILPFDHTRVKLTLKTTNQDTDYVNANFIKGIDGPEAYIATQGPLPNTVLDFWRMNWEYNVAVIVMACREFEMGRKKCERYFPLSGEEPMSFGPFTVSCESEQARTDYFIRTLAVENESDTRRITQFHYMNWPDHDVPSSFDSILDMIGLMREYQENDHVPICIHCSAGCGRTGAICAIDYTWNLLKAGKIPEDFNVFRLIQEMRTQRHSAVQTKEQYELVHRAIAQLFEKQLLLLEGPANSEIPDGMVRTYTRTEDESSPEKSSHQSDEERWDTPPPKPPRIRSSQVEGDVKEEILQPPEPRPVPPILTPSPPSAFPTVTQVRQDNDRYHPKPVIHVLAQAQQNHNPHNAQGPDLNENYNKSGSDSLQAPEKPPLTPSSPSSPSPGDGGGEKRPERKLSIEIKKVPLQEGPRSFDGGNILQRSHAFKARHSNNVSFSEDSGAGENLPGGQSQPGGRGSPVPLRPNHLALKGEKAGHAAWAAPPGLEKSPTTPEKNRVRDSAPQPCGSAPVRTALSFTNPLHSDNSDAEGEGEAKSSRNSAPTPVSCSVSTATATVSKAPHHSDQMPSRKVWPMSIAGQNASKTPSPTGTQSDSDEDSPPPLPERTPESFILATDPTEVRLLGAVEQSDAGERAGPGPGPGASMGSPLRSQKDVSGERRDSKGVSEPAGRVALPGPVTSGIAAAAETKAAETGGVR, encoded by the exons ttgaCCACACTCGGGTAAAGCTGACGTTGAAAACCACCAATCAGGACACAGATTATGTCAATGCCAACTTTATcaag ggcattGATGGACCTGAAGCCTACATTGCCACCCAGGGTCCTCTACCCAACACTGTGCTCGACTTCTGGAGGATGAACTGGGAGTATAACGTAGCg GTCATCGTGATGGCCTGTCGAGAGTTTGAGATGGGAAGG AAAAAGTGTGAGCGGTACTTTCCTCTGTCTGGAGAGGAGCCCATGTCCTTCGGCCCGTTCACAGTCTCCTGT gaATCGGAGCAGGCCAGGACAGACTACTTCATCAGGACCCTGGCTGTGGAGAATGAGAGT gacaCTAGAAGGATAACACAGTTTCATTACATGAACTGGCCCGACCATGATGTTCCCTCCTCCTTCGACTCCATCCTCGACATGATTGGTCTGATGAGGGAGTACCAAGAGAACGACCACGTCCCCATCTGCATtcactgcag cGCTGGCTGTGGAAGGACGGGGGCTATCTGTGCTATAGACTACACATGGAACCTTCTCAAAGCTGGG AAGATTCCAGAAGACTTCAATGTGTTCCGGTTGATTCAGGAGATGAGGACACAGAGGCACTCTGCTGTTCAGACCAAG gagcagTATGAATTGGTCCACAGAGCCATCGCCCAGCTGTTTGAGAAACAGCTGCTCCTTCTGGAGGGCCCTGCCAACTCAGAGATACCAGACGGCATGGTGAGGACATACACACGCACTGAG GATGAGAGCAGCCCAGAGAAATCAAGCCACCAATCAGACGAGGAGAGGTGGGATACCCCGCCCCCTAAGCCACCCCGCATAcgcag cAGTCAGGTCGAGGGGGATGTGAAGGAGGAGATCCTGCAGCCTCCAGAGCCCCGCCCCGtcccccccatcctcaccccatctcccccctccgccTTCCCCACGGTGACCCAAGTCCGCCAGGACAACGACCGCTACCACCCCAAACCAGTCATCCATGTCCTGGCCCAGGCCCAGCAGAACCACAACCCCCACAATGCACAGGGGCCCGACCTCAACGAGAACTACAACAAATCAGGCTCGGACAGCCTCCAAGCGCCCGAGAAGCCCCCGTTGAccccgtcctccccctcctccccttcgccGGGCGACGGAGGCGGCGAGAAGCGGCCGGAGAGGAAGCTGAGCATCGAGATCAAGAAGGTTCCGCTGCAGGAGGGTCCTCGGAGCTTCGACGGAGGCAACATCCTGCAGCGTAGCCACGCCTTCAAGGCCCGCCACTCCAACAACGTCTCCTTCTCCGAGGACTCGGGGGCGGGGGAGAATCTACCCGGGGGGCAGAGCCAGCCCGGGGGGAGGGGCAGCCCCGTCCCCCTCCGGCCCAATCACCTGGCCCTGAAGGGGGAGAAGGCGGGGCATGCCGCCTGGGCCGCGCCCCCTGGCCTAGAGAAGAGTCCAACCACACCTGAAAAGAACCGCGTGCGAGACTCCGCCCCCCAGCCCTGTGGCTCCGCCCCCGTCAGGACTGCTCTGAGCTTCACCAATCCCCTCCACTCAGACAACTCCGACgcggagggggagggcgaggcCAAGAGCTCGAGAAACTCCGCCCCCACTCCCGTCTCATGTAGTGTCTCTACGGCGACGGCAACGGTTTCCAAGGCGCCACACCATAGCGACCAGATGCCCAGCAGGAAGGTGTGGCCGATGTCCATCGCCGGGCAGAACGCCTCCAAGACGCCGTCGCCAACGGGAACGCAATCAG ACAGTGACGAGgactcacctccccccctccctgagagAACCCCTGAGTCCTTCATACTGGCCACAG ACCCAACAGAGGTGAGGTTATTGGGGGCTGTGGAGCAGAGTGATGCAGGGGAGAGGGCtggaccagggccagggccaggagcCAGCATGGGGTCTCCTCTCAGATCACAGAAAG ACGTGTCCGGAGAGAGACGGGACAGTAAGGGCGTGTCTGAGCCCGCGGGCAGGGTGGCCCTGCCTGGCCCCGTCACTTCTGGGATCGCAGCAGCGGCAGAGACCAAGGCCGCAGAGACGGGTgg ggtTCGGTAG
- the ptpn12 gene encoding tyrosine-protein phosphatase non-receptor type 12 isoform X2: MDQASILRKFIQGVQAMRTGDQKGEDNFGSDFMRLRRLSTKYRTEKIYPTNTGEKEENVKKNRYKDILPFDHTRVKLTLKTTNQDTDYVNANFIKGIDGPEAYIATQGPLPNTVLDFWRMNWEYNVAVIVMACREFEMGRKKCERYFPLSGEEPMSFGPFTVSCESEQARTDYFIRTLAVENESDTRRITQFHYMNWPDHDVPSSFDSILDMIGLMREYQENDHVPICIHCSAGCGRTGAICAIDYTWNLLKAGKIPEDFNVFRLIQEMRTQRHSAVQTKEQYELVHRAIAQLFEKQLLLLEGPANSEIPDGMVRTYTRTEDESSPEKSSHQSDEERWDTPPPKPPRIRSQVEGDVKEEILQPPEPRPVPPILTPSPPSAFPTVTQVRQDNDRYHPKPVIHVLAQAQQNHNPHNAQGPDLNENYNKSGSDSLQAPEKPPLTPSSPSSPSPGDGGGEKRPERKLSIEIKKVPLQEGPRSFDGGNILQRSHAFKARHSNNVSFSEDSGAGENLPGGQSQPGGRGSPVPLRPNHLALKGEKAGHAAWAAPPGLEKSPTTPEKNRVRDSAPQPCGSAPVRTALSFTNPLHSDNSDAEGEGEAKSSRNSAPTPVSCSVSTATATVSKAPHHSDQMPSRKVWPMSIAGQNASKTPSPTGTQSDSDEDSPPPLPERTPESFILATDPTEVRLLGAVEQSDAGERAGPGPGPGASMGSPLRSQKDVSGERRDSKGVSEPAGRVALPGPVTSGIAAAAETKAAETGFGRRSTQPKGPREPPSKWT, from the exons ttgaCCACACTCGGGTAAAGCTGACGTTGAAAACCACCAATCAGGACACAGATTATGTCAATGCCAACTTTATcaag ggcattGATGGACCTGAAGCCTACATTGCCACCCAGGGTCCTCTACCCAACACTGTGCTCGACTTCTGGAGGATGAACTGGGAGTATAACGTAGCg GTCATCGTGATGGCCTGTCGAGAGTTTGAGATGGGAAGG AAAAAGTGTGAGCGGTACTTTCCTCTGTCTGGAGAGGAGCCCATGTCCTTCGGCCCGTTCACAGTCTCCTGT gaATCGGAGCAGGCCAGGACAGACTACTTCATCAGGACCCTGGCTGTGGAGAATGAGAGT gacaCTAGAAGGATAACACAGTTTCATTACATGAACTGGCCCGACCATGATGTTCCCTCCTCCTTCGACTCCATCCTCGACATGATTGGTCTGATGAGGGAGTACCAAGAGAACGACCACGTCCCCATCTGCATtcactgcag cGCTGGCTGTGGAAGGACGGGGGCTATCTGTGCTATAGACTACACATGGAACCTTCTCAAAGCTGGG AAGATTCCAGAAGACTTCAATGTGTTCCGGTTGATTCAGGAGATGAGGACACAGAGGCACTCTGCTGTTCAGACCAAG gagcagTATGAATTGGTCCACAGAGCCATCGCCCAGCTGTTTGAGAAACAGCTGCTCCTTCTGGAGGGCCCTGCCAACTCAGAGATACCAGACGGCATGGTGAGGACATACACACGCACTGAG GATGAGAGCAGCCCAGAGAAATCAAGCCACCAATCAGACGAGGAGAGGTGGGATACCCCGCCCCCTAAGCCACCCCGCATAcgcag TCAGGTCGAGGGGGATGTGAAGGAGGAGATCCTGCAGCCTCCAGAGCCCCGCCCCGtcccccccatcctcaccccatctcccccctccgccTTCCCCACGGTGACCCAAGTCCGCCAGGACAACGACCGCTACCACCCCAAACCAGTCATCCATGTCCTGGCCCAGGCCCAGCAGAACCACAACCCCCACAATGCACAGGGGCCCGACCTCAACGAGAACTACAACAAATCAGGCTCGGACAGCCTCCAAGCGCCCGAGAAGCCCCCGTTGAccccgtcctccccctcctccccttcgccGGGCGACGGAGGCGGCGAGAAGCGGCCGGAGAGGAAGCTGAGCATCGAGATCAAGAAGGTTCCGCTGCAGGAGGGTCCTCGGAGCTTCGACGGAGGCAACATCCTGCAGCGTAGCCACGCCTTCAAGGCCCGCCACTCCAACAACGTCTCCTTCTCCGAGGACTCGGGGGCGGGGGAGAATCTACCCGGGGGGCAGAGCCAGCCCGGGGGGAGGGGCAGCCCCGTCCCCCTCCGGCCCAATCACCTGGCCCTGAAGGGGGAGAAGGCGGGGCATGCCGCCTGGGCCGCGCCCCCTGGCCTAGAGAAGAGTCCAACCACACCTGAAAAGAACCGCGTGCGAGACTCCGCCCCCCAGCCCTGTGGCTCCGCCCCCGTCAGGACTGCTCTGAGCTTCACCAATCCCCTCCACTCAGACAACTCCGACgcggagggggagggcgaggcCAAGAGCTCGAGAAACTCCGCCCCCACTCCCGTCTCATGTAGTGTCTCTACGGCGACGGCAACGGTTTCCAAGGCGCCACACCATAGCGACCAGATGCCCAGCAGGAAGGTGTGGCCGATGTCCATCGCCGGGCAGAACGCCTCCAAGACGCCGTCGCCAACGGGAACGCAATCAG ACAGTGACGAGgactcacctccccccctccctgagagAACCCCTGAGTCCTTCATACTGGCCACAG ACCCAACAGAGGTGAGGTTATTGGGGGCTGTGGAGCAGAGTGATGCAGGGGAGAGGGCtggaccagggccagggccaggagcCAGCATGGGGTCTCCTCTCAGATCACAGAAAG ACGTGTCCGGAGAGAGACGGGACAGTAAGGGCGTGTCTGAGCCCGCGGGCAGGGTGGCCCTGCCTGGCCCCGTCACTTCTGGGATCGCAGCAGCGGCAGAGACCAAGGCCGCAGAGACGG ggtTCGGTAGGCGATCCACACAACCCAAAGGCCCCAGGGAGCCCCCCTCGAAGTGGACATGA
- the ptpn12 gene encoding tyrosine-protein phosphatase non-receptor type 12 isoform X3: protein MDQASILRKFIQGVQAMRTGDQKGEDNFGSDFMRLRRLSTKYRTEKIYPTNTGEKEENVKKNRYKDILPFDHTRVKLTLKTTNQDTDYVNANFIKGIDGPEAYIATQGPLPNTVLDFWRMNWEYNVAVIVMACREFEMGRKKCERYFPLSGEEPMSFGPFTVSCESEQARTDYFIRTLAVENESDTRRITQFHYMNWPDHDVPSSFDSILDMIGLMREYQENDHVPICIHCSAGCGRTGAICAIDYTWNLLKAGKIPEDFNVFRLIQEMRTQRHSAVQTKEQYELVHRAIAQLFEKQLLLLEGPANSEIPDGMDESSPEKSSHQSDEERWDTPPPKPPRIRSSQVEGDVKEEILQPPEPRPVPPILTPSPPSAFPTVTQVRQDNDRYHPKPVIHVLAQAQQNHNPHNAQGPDLNENYNKSGSDSLQAPEKPPLTPSSPSSPSPGDGGGEKRPERKLSIEIKKVPLQEGPRSFDGGNILQRSHAFKARHSNNVSFSEDSGAGENLPGGQSQPGGRGSPVPLRPNHLALKGEKAGHAAWAAPPGLEKSPTTPEKNRVRDSAPQPCGSAPVRTALSFTNPLHSDNSDAEGEGEAKSSRNSAPTPVSCSVSTATATVSKAPHHSDQMPSRKVWPMSIAGQNASKTPSPTGTQSDSDEDSPPPLPERTPESFILATDPTEVRLLGAVEQSDAGERAGPGPGPGASMGSPLRSQKDVSGERRDSKGVSEPAGRVALPGPVTSGIAAAAETKAAETGFGRRSTQPKGPREPPSKWT from the exons ttgaCCACACTCGGGTAAAGCTGACGTTGAAAACCACCAATCAGGACACAGATTATGTCAATGCCAACTTTATcaag ggcattGATGGACCTGAAGCCTACATTGCCACCCAGGGTCCTCTACCCAACACTGTGCTCGACTTCTGGAGGATGAACTGGGAGTATAACGTAGCg GTCATCGTGATGGCCTGTCGAGAGTTTGAGATGGGAAGG AAAAAGTGTGAGCGGTACTTTCCTCTGTCTGGAGAGGAGCCCATGTCCTTCGGCCCGTTCACAGTCTCCTGT gaATCGGAGCAGGCCAGGACAGACTACTTCATCAGGACCCTGGCTGTGGAGAATGAGAGT gacaCTAGAAGGATAACACAGTTTCATTACATGAACTGGCCCGACCATGATGTTCCCTCCTCCTTCGACTCCATCCTCGACATGATTGGTCTGATGAGGGAGTACCAAGAGAACGACCACGTCCCCATCTGCATtcactgcag cGCTGGCTGTGGAAGGACGGGGGCTATCTGTGCTATAGACTACACATGGAACCTTCTCAAAGCTGGG AAGATTCCAGAAGACTTCAATGTGTTCCGGTTGATTCAGGAGATGAGGACACAGAGGCACTCTGCTGTTCAGACCAAG gagcagTATGAATTGGTCCACAGAGCCATCGCCCAGCTGTTTGAGAAACAGCTGCTCCTTCTGGAGGGCCCTGCCAACTCAGAGATACCAGACGGCATG GATGAGAGCAGCCCAGAGAAATCAAGCCACCAATCAGACGAGGAGAGGTGGGATACCCCGCCCCCTAAGCCACCCCGCATAcgcag cAGTCAGGTCGAGGGGGATGTGAAGGAGGAGATCCTGCAGCCTCCAGAGCCCCGCCCCGtcccccccatcctcaccccatctcccccctccgccTTCCCCACGGTGACCCAAGTCCGCCAGGACAACGACCGCTACCACCCCAAACCAGTCATCCATGTCCTGGCCCAGGCCCAGCAGAACCACAACCCCCACAATGCACAGGGGCCCGACCTCAACGAGAACTACAACAAATCAGGCTCGGACAGCCTCCAAGCGCCCGAGAAGCCCCCGTTGAccccgtcctccccctcctccccttcgccGGGCGACGGAGGCGGCGAGAAGCGGCCGGAGAGGAAGCTGAGCATCGAGATCAAGAAGGTTCCGCTGCAGGAGGGTCCTCGGAGCTTCGACGGAGGCAACATCCTGCAGCGTAGCCACGCCTTCAAGGCCCGCCACTCCAACAACGTCTCCTTCTCCGAGGACTCGGGGGCGGGGGAGAATCTACCCGGGGGGCAGAGCCAGCCCGGGGGGAGGGGCAGCCCCGTCCCCCTCCGGCCCAATCACCTGGCCCTGAAGGGGGAGAAGGCGGGGCATGCCGCCTGGGCCGCGCCCCCTGGCCTAGAGAAGAGTCCAACCACACCTGAAAAGAACCGCGTGCGAGACTCCGCCCCCCAGCCCTGTGGCTCCGCCCCCGTCAGGACTGCTCTGAGCTTCACCAATCCCCTCCACTCAGACAACTCCGACgcggagggggagggcgaggcCAAGAGCTCGAGAAACTCCGCCCCCACTCCCGTCTCATGTAGTGTCTCTACGGCGACGGCAACGGTTTCCAAGGCGCCACACCATAGCGACCAGATGCCCAGCAGGAAGGTGTGGCCGATGTCCATCGCCGGGCAGAACGCCTCCAAGACGCCGTCGCCAACGGGAACGCAATCAG ACAGTGACGAGgactcacctccccccctccctgagagAACCCCTGAGTCCTTCATACTGGCCACAG ACCCAACAGAGGTGAGGTTATTGGGGGCTGTGGAGCAGAGTGATGCAGGGGAGAGGGCtggaccagggccagggccaggagcCAGCATGGGGTCTCCTCTCAGATCACAGAAAG ACGTGTCCGGAGAGAGACGGGACAGTAAGGGCGTGTCTGAGCCCGCGGGCAGGGTGGCCCTGCCTGGCCCCGTCACTTCTGGGATCGCAGCAGCGGCAGAGACCAAGGCCGCAGAGACGG ggtTCGGTAGGCGATCCACACAACCCAAAGGCCCCAGGGAGCCCCCCTCGAAGTGGACATGA